Genomic window (Streptosporangium brasiliense):
GCTCCCTCCGCGCCGAGCTGGAGCGCGAAGCCCTGATGGCGTACGCCGCGCAGGCCGCCGGGGCCAGCACCCCCCGGCTCGTCGGCACCAGCGAGATCGGCACCGAGGCCGCGCTGCTCGCCTACGAGCACACCGCCACCCGCGCGCTCTCCGACATCCCCGACAACGAGATCGACGACAACCTGCTCGCCCAGATCTGGGAGCAGGTCCTGCTCCTGCAGGTCCAGCGGCTCGCGCACCGGCGCCTGACCGGTGACAGCATCCATGTCGACGACGAGGGCCGCGTCGTCCTCATGGACGCCCGCAGCGGTGAGATCGCCGCCGGCGACCTCCTGCTCCGCCTCGACATCGCCCAGCTGCTCACCTACCTCAGCCTGCGCGTCGGCGCCGAGCGCGCGGTCCGCGCGGCCGCCGCCGTCGCCGGGCCGAACACGCTGGCCGGCGCCCTCCCGCTGCTCCAGCGGATCGCGCTCACCCGCGAGACCAGGGCCGCGCTCAGCAAGGACAAGGAGCTGCTGACCGAGATCCGTGAGCGGATCGTCGAGCTCAAACCCAAGGTCGAGGTCGAGGAGGTCCGCCTGGAGCGTTTCCGCCCGCGGACTCTCATCACCATCATCGCCAGCGCCTTCGCCGCCTACTTCCTGGTCTACTACATCACCCAGATCAACCTGAACATGATCAGCTCGGCCAAGTGGAGCTGGACCGGTGTCGCGCTGGTCGCCTCGATGATGAGCTACGTCGCGGCCGCGCTGATGCTCAGGGGCTTCGTGCCGGAGAAGCTCCCGCTGGGCCGCACCGTGCTCGTCCAGTTCGCCGGGTCGTTCGTGAAGCTGGTCGCCCCGGCCGCGGTGAGCGGCGTCGCCATCAACACCCGCTACCTGCAGAAACGCGGCATCCCTCCGGGCCAGGCGGTGGCCAGTGTGGGCGCCTCCCAGCTCATCGGCCTGGGCTTCCACATCACGCTGCTGCTGCTGTTCGCCTACATCACCGGCTCCAGTGCGGCCACGTCCTTCACCCCGTCGCGCACGCTGGTGTTCATCATGCTGGCCGTGGCCGTGCTGCTGCTGGTCGCGGTGTCCATCCCCCGCCTGCGCCGGCTGGTCACCGCGCGCATCCGGTCGCTGTTCTCCGGGGTCATCCCGCGCCTGCTGGACGTGCTCCAGTCGCCCCGCAAGATCATCGAGGGATTCAGCGGCACCCTGCTGCTGACCATCTTCTTCGTGCTCTGCCTCGACGCCAGCGTCCGCGCCTTCGGCGGCTCCCTCAGCTTCGCCGCCGTGGCCATCGTCTTCCTCGCCGGCAACGCCATCGGCTCCGCCGCGCCCACCCCCGGCGGCCTGGGGGCCGTCGAGGTCTCCCTCACAGCCGGCCTGTCCCTCTCGGGACTCTCTCCCGAGATCGCCACCTCGGCCGTGCTGCTGTTCCGGCTGCTCACCTTCTGGCTGCCGGTGCTGCCGGGCTGGGCCTCGTTCACCTACCTGCAGCGACACGAGGCCCTGTAGCGGCCTGGGAAGGTCCCTGTGACCTTCCTGGACCCGGGGGAGATCTGTGACCTTCCCCGGGGCCCTTCGGGAGGCCCCCGGGGAGATCAGGTTTCGCTCCCGGGAGGCCCCCCGGGGAGATCAGGCTTCGCTGGAGCGGGACCAGATGTTGATGCCCGCCTCGACCGCGTCCTTGTCGATCGTCTCCAGCTCCTCATCGGTGAAGGACAGGTTCTCCACCGCCCCGAGGCTGTCGTCCAGCTGCCGGACACTGCTCGCGCCGATCAGCACCGAGGTGACCCGCCGGTCGCGCAGCGCCCACGCCAGCGCCATCTGCGCGAGGGACTGGCCGCGCCCCTCGGCGATCCCGTTGAGCGTGCGGATGTGGCGCATGCTCTCGTCGGTGAGCATCTCCGGGGTGAGGAAGTGCCCCAGCGAGGCCCTCGACCCCTCGGGGACGCCGTTGAGGTAGCGGTCGGTCAGCATGCCCTGCGCCAGCGGCGAGAACGCGATGCAGCCCACGCCCTCCTCCTCCAGGACGTCGAGCAGGCCGCCCTCGATCCACCGGTTCATCATCGAGTAGGACGGCTGGTGGATCAGCAGCGGCGTGCCCATCTCGCGCAGGATCCGGGCGGCCTCGGCCGTGTGCTCCGGGGAGTAGGACGAGATGCCCGCGTAGAGCGCCCGGCCCGACCGGACCGCGTGGTCCAGCGCGCCCATCGTCTCCTCCAGCGGCGTGTCCGGGTCGAACCGGTGGCTGTAGAAGATGTCGACGTAGTCCAGCCCCATCCGCTTCAGCGACTGGTCGAGGCTGGACAGCAGGTATTTCCGCGACCCCCACTCGCCGTAGGGGCCGGGCCACATGTCGTATCCGGCCTTGGTGGAGATGACCAGCTCGTCGCGGTAGCGCGCGAAGTCCTCCCGGAAGTGCCGGCCGAAGTTGCTCTCCGCCGAGCCGTACGGCGGGCCGTAGTTGTTGGCCAGGTCGAAGTGGGTCACCCCCCGGTCGAAGGCCCTCCTGAGGATGGCCCGCTGGGTCTCGAAGGGCTTGTCGTCGCCGAAGTTGTGCCAGAGCCCCAGAGAGACCGCCGGCAGCTTGAGCCCGCTCTTGCCGACCCGGTTGTACGGCTGGAGCCCGTCGTATCTGTCGTCCGCCGCGATGTAGGTCACTGGTCCGCCTTGGCTGTGTCGAGGATCCAGGAGAGGGTCAGCGCCTCCTCGCGCCAGGAGTCGTACCTGCCGCTGCGGCCGCCGTGCCCGGCGCCCATCTCCGTCTTGAGCAGGAACGGCCCGCCGTCCGCGAGGTCGCGCAGCTTCGCGATCCACTTGGCGGGCTCGTGATAGAAGACGCGGGTGTCGTTGAGGCTGGTGATGGCGAGGATCGGCGGGTAGACCCGCCCGTCCACGTTCTCGTAGGGCGAGTAGGACTTCATGTATCCGTACACGTCGGCGTTGTGCAGCGGGTCGCCCCACTCGTCCCACTCGATGACGGTCAGCGGCAGCGACGGGTCGAGGATCGTGTTCAGCGCGTCCACGAACGGCACCTCGGCGACCACACCCGCGAACGCCTCCGGCGCGAGGTTGGCGACCGCGCCCATCAGCAGCCCGCCGGCCGACCCGCCCCGGGCGACGATCGCGCTCGACCAGCCCTCCGCCTTGAGGTGCTCGGCGGCGGCGACGAAGTCGGTGAAGGTGTTCTTCTTCTTCTGGAACTTGCCGTCCTCGTACCAACGGCGGCCCATCTCGCCGCCGCCCCTGACGTGCGCGATGGCGAAGACGAAGCCCCTGTCGAGCAGGCTGAGCCGGGCCACCGAGAACGACGGGTCGATCGAGATCTCGTAGCTGCCGTAGCCGTACAGCACGGTGGGCGCGGGCCGCTCGGTGCCCTTCCTGACCACGATCGAGATGGGGACACGGGTGCCGTCGGAGGCGGTGGCCCACTCGCGGAACTGCTCGTAGTCGGCCGGGTCGTAGCCACCGAGCACGGCTTTCCGCTTCAGCAGGATCAGCTCGCGCGTCCGCAGGTCGTAGTCGTAGACCGAAGGCGGGGTGATCATGCTGGTGTAGCCGAGGCGGAGCCGTTCGGCGGTGAACTCCGGGTTGCCCGCGGGCGAGACATCGTAGATCGGCTCCGGGAAGGAGATCTCGTACGGCTCGGCGCCCCCGGGCAGGACGCGGATGCCGGTGAGGCCCTCGCGGCGGAAGTGCACGACGGTGTGGCTCTGGAAGGCGTCGACGTCGAGCAGCCGGGTGTCGGCGCGGTGCTCGATCAGCGGGGTCCAGTCACCCGGGGCGTCGAGCGGCGCGGTGGCCAGCTCGAAGTTCTCCGCGTTCTTGTTGTGCAGGATCAGGAAGTGGTCGCCGGCGTGGTCGACGCCGTATTCGACACCGGTCTCCCGGGGCCGGACGAGGCGGAACTCGCCCGTCGGGTCGTCCGCCTCGAGGATGCGGATCTCACTGGTGATCTTGCTCCCGGCCGAGAGCACGAGGTAGCGCTCGCTGCGGCTGAGCCCGATGCCGATCCAGAACCGCTCGTCGCCCTCCTCGTGGACGAGCACGTCGTCCTTGGCCTCGGTGCCGATGGTGTGCCGGTGGACCTGGTTGGGCCGCCAGGCCTCGTCGACGGTCGTGTAGAAGAACGCGGTGCCGTCGGCCGACCAGGCGCCGCCGTAGAAGATGCCGGAGATCTCGTCGGGGAGGGTCTCCCCGGTGGTGAGGTCCTTCACCTTCAGGGTGAAGCGCTCGTCGCCGGTGAAGTTGACGGAGTAGGCCAGCATGGTGCCGTCGGGGCTGACCGCGCTGGTGCCGATGGAGAAGAAATCGCTGTCTCCGGCCAGCTCGTTGCCGTCCAGCAGGATCTGCTCACCGGGGAGCGCCTCGCCCGCCTCCAGCTCCGGGGGCGCCTCACCGTCGGCCGCCACCCGGCACTGGATGCCGTACTGCTTGCCCTCCTCGGTCCGGGAGTAGTACCACCAGCCGTTCTTGCGGGTGGGGACGGTGAGGTCCGTCTCCAGGGTCCGGTCCTTGATCTCCTGGAAGATCGTTTCCTGCAAAGGCTTGAGGTGGGCGGTCGCCTGCTGCGTGTAGGCGTTCTCCGCCTCCAGATAGGCGATCGTCTCGGGGTCGTCCTTGACTGTCAGCCACGCGTAGTCATCGACCACGGTGTCCCCGTGGTGCACGCGCTCGCTGGGAACCTTCTTCGCCGTAGGCGGCGTCTGGCTGCTCACCCAGCCGAGTCTATGTTTCCCGCCGGGCCCGGCCCTGATCCCGGCGGGCTTCGCCGTTCGGTCTCAAGCGGTCTTGAGGGACTGCTAATCTTTTGATGTCGGCGAGGTCCGGCGCAAACCACTCCAATCACTCCGGTGACTTCAGCGTGGTCTGCACCATGTTTGTCGACAATCCCCTGAAACTCGACGGTTTCAAAGATCGGTTCGCAGAGCCGCTCAGAGGCTGGTAAGTTTGAGGGGTTGCTCCGGAAACGGGGCGGCCGGAATTCCGGTAGGGCCAGCTAGATCAAGTCAAGCCGCTTCAAGCGGGCGGGTTTGACACGGAAAAGCGGGCCTGAAAGAATAAAGGCACAACGGAACGAACGAAACGCCCCGGAGCCGGGACCATGGTCACGGTGACGGAGAACGCGTCCGTTTCTTGAGAACTCAACAGTGTGTTAAAAGCCAGTGCATGAAGCACAACCCCGTCCCACCCACGTGTGTGGGAGGACGGATTCCTTTGGTTGATGACACCTCCACCTTTGCCGGTGGTGGGTGCTTTCAGCCGGGAGCAACTCTGTAGACATTGTTTGGAGAGTTTGATCCTGGCTCAGGACGAACGCTGGCGGCGTGCTTAACACATGCAAGTCGAGCGGAAAGGCCCTTCGGGGTACTCGAGCGGCGAACGGGTGAGTAACACGTGAGTAACCTGCCCCTGACTCTGGGATAAGCCCGGGAAACTGGGTCTAATACCGGATACGACCACTTCCCGCATGGGATGGTGGTGGAAAGTTTTTTCGGTTGGGGATGGACTCGCGGCCTATCAGCTTGTTGGTGGGGTAACGGCCTACCAAGGCGACGACGGGTAGCCGGCCTGAGAGGGCGACCGGCCACACTGGGACTGAGACACGGCCCAGACTCCTACGGGAGGCAGCAGTGGGGAATATTGCGCAATGGGCGGAAGCCTGACGCAGCGACGCCGCGTGGGGGATGACGGCCTTCGGGTTGTAAACCTCTTTCAGCAGGGACGAAGTTGACGTGTACCTGCAGAAGAAGCGCCGGCTAACTACGTGCCAGCAGCCGCGGTAATACGTAGGGCGCAAGCGTTGTCCGGAATTATTGGGCGTAAAGAGCTCGTAGGTGGCTTGTCACGTCGGGTGTGAAAGCTTGGGGCTTAACTCCAGGTCTGCATTCGATACGGGCTGGCTAGAGGTAGGTAGGGGAGAACGGAATTCCTGGTGTAGCGGTGAAATGCGCAGATATCAGGAGGAACACCGGTGGCGAAGGCGGTTCTCTGGGCCTTACCTGACGCTGAGGAGCGAAAGCGTGGGGAGCGAACAGGATTAGATACCCTGGTAGTCCACGCTGTAAACGTTGGGCGCTAGGTGTGGGGACCTTCCACGGTTTCCGCGCCGTAGCTAACGCATTAAGCGCCCCGCCTGGGGAGTACGGCCGCAAGGCTAAAACTCAAAGGAATTGACGGGGGCCCGCACAAGCGGCGGAGCATGTTGCTTAATTCGACGCAACGCGAAGAACCTTACCAAGGCTTGACATCGCCCGGAAACACTCAGAGATGGGTGCCTCTTCGGATCGGGTGACAGGTGGTGCATGGCTGTCGTCAGCTCGTGTCGTGAGATGTTGGGTTAAGTCCCGCAACGAGCGCAACCCTTGTTCAATGTTGCCAGCACGCTCCCTTGTGGGGTGGTGGGGACTCATTGGAGACTGCCGGGGTCAACTCGGAGGAAGGTGGGGATGACGTCAAGTCATCATGCCCCTTATGTCTTGGGCTGCAAACATGCTACAATGGCCGGTACAGAGGGTTGCGATACCGTGAGGTGGAGCGAATCCCAAAAAGCCGGTCTCAGTTCGGATTGGGGTCTGCAACTCGACCCCATGAAGTCGGAGTCGCTAGTAATCGCAGATCAGCAACGCTGCGGTGAATACGTTCCCGGGCCTTGTACACACCGCCCGTCACGTCACGAAAGTCGGCAACACCCGAAGCCCGTGGCCCAACCACTTGTGGGGGGAGCGGTCGAAGGTGGGGCTGGCGATTGGGACGAAGTCGTAACAAGGTAGCCGTACCGGAAGGTGCGGCTGGATCACCTCCTTTCTAAGGAGCATCGGCCACATCCTCAGCTTGAGGGTCTGGTCCAGGTCATGTCTGCAGGCGCGTGTTCTGCACATGACGCGCTCATTAGTGGAGCACTGGCTAATCGGTTCAGCGGGATCGCTGACCGGCTAGTACCGCCCATCCTCCTCGTGAGGGTCGGGAGTGGGAACGCGGGTCGAGGGGTTCCGGGGTTCCGGACACACTGTTGGGTCCTGAGGAAACGGACCGGATGCGGAGCCTGCCTGTGGCGGGCTTCGTGGTCTGTGTGACCTCGTGCGGGACCGTCCTCCTGTCATACCGGCCTGGCCGGGGTTGGGGTTTTGCCTCAGCTTCTGGTGTGGGTGTTTGGTGGTGGGGTGGGTGCGGTCGCTGTTTGTTGTTTGAGATTTGCATAGTGGACGCGAGCATCTTTGTGGCCAAGTTTTTTAGGGCACACGGTGGATGCCTTGGCATCAGGAGCCGATGAAGGACGTGGGAGGCTGCGTTAAGCCCCGGGGAGTCGCCAACCTGACTTTGATCCGGGGATGTCCGAATGGGGAAACCTAGCACCAGTCATGTGGTGTTGCCTCCGCCTGAATGTATAGGGCGGTTGGTGGTAACGCGGGGAAGTGAAACATCTCAGTACCCGTAGGAAGAGAAAACAAATTAGTGATTCCGTGAGTAGTGGTGAGCGAAAGCGGAAGAGGCTAAACCGTATGCGTGTGATAGCCGGCAGGCGTTGCGTGTGCGGGGTTGTGGGACCCTCTGGGAGGAGCTGCCGCTCCTCCAGGCAGTGAGAAATCGATGGGATAGTCGAAGCTTCTGGGAAGTTGCGCCGGAGACCGTGAGAGCCGGGTAGGCGAAATCTTGTCGACTGTTTGAGGGGATCCCAAGTAGCACGGGGCCCGAGAAATCCTGTGTGAATCTGCCAGGACCACCTGGTAAGCCTAAATACTCCCTGATGACCGATAGTGAACAAGTACCGTGAGGGAAAGGTGAAAAGCGCCCCGGTGAGGGGTCGTGAAATAGTACCTGAAACCGTGTGCCTACAAGCCGTAGGAGCGTAGACGTCTTCGGGCGTCTGTGATGTGACTGCGTGCCTTTTGAAGAATGAGCCTGCGAGTTATGGTGTGTGGCGAGGTTAACCCGTGTGGGGGAGCCGTAGCGAAAGCGAGTCTGAATAGGGCGTTTGAGTCGCATGCTGTAGACCCGAAGCGGAGTGATCTAGGCATGGGCAGGTTGAAGCGCGGGTAAGACCGCGTGGAGGACCGAACCCACCAGGGTTGAAAACCTGGGGGATGACCTGTGTTTAGGGGTGAAAGGCCAATCAAACTCCGTGATAGCTGGTTCTCCCCGAAATGCATTTAGGTGCAGCGTTACGTGTTTCTTGCCGGAGGTAGAGCACTGGATGGCCGATGGGCCCGACAAGGTTACTGACGTCAGCCAAACTCCGAATGCCGGTAAGTGAGAGCGTAGCAGTGAGACTGCGGGGGATAAGCTCCGTAGTCGAGAGGGAAACAGCCCAGACCACCGACTAAGGCCCCTAAGCGTGTGCTAAGTG
Coding sequences:
- a CDS encoding lysylphosphatidylglycerol synthase transmembrane domain-containing protein, which encodes MTKIRERGRVSPANDKGSSTGDDSVVLVVEPLLPQRIRRPSDLLRFLATLLVLVAVVLLALVAKKTLNGLEGDVIDGTNRAPFLLSGLAGVLSGAAMLGVPIAYAIERVFHRDGLRVAEGLFAAIAGMVLSFALGEWLLSAGPEDLRLLLTGGRKGVEPLNTLLTSIIAYVTAVRISRRPTWRAALWSAVALNAIALFAATAATILGVVVSILVGLAVGYATLYGVGSPNTRPPGSAIVAAVAKLGYLPVRARRLDDDHQSSRRYAIGLKDGTRLDVTVLDRDRQVAGLLYRLWRRIRLNTETRRRAIRSLRAELEREALMAYAAQAAGASTPRLVGTSEIGTEAALLAYEHTATRALSDIPDNEIDDNLLAQIWEQVLLLQVQRLAHRRLTGDSIHVDDEGRVVLMDARSGEIAAGDLLLRLDIAQLLTYLSLRVGAERAVRAAAAVAGPNTLAGALPLLQRIALTRETRAALSKDKELLTEIRERIVELKPKVEVEEVRLERFRPRTLITIIASAFAAYFLVYYITQINLNMISSAKWSWTGVALVASMMSYVAAALMLRGFVPEKLPLGRTVLVQFAGSFVKLVAPAAVSGVAINTRYLQKRGIPPGQAVASVGASQLIGLGFHITLLLLFAYITGSSAATSFTPSRTLVFIMLAVAVLLLVAVSIPRLRRLVTARIRSLFSGVIPRLLDVLQSPRKIIEGFSGTLLLTIFFVLCLDASVRAFGGSLSFAAVAIVFLAGNAIGSAAPTPGGLGAVEVSLTAGLSLSGLSPEIATSAVLLFRLLTFWLPVLPGWASFTYLQRHEAL
- the mgrA gene encoding L-glyceraldehyde 3-phosphate reductase produces the protein MTYIAADDRYDGLQPYNRVGKSGLKLPAVSLGLWHNFGDDKPFETQRAILRRAFDRGVTHFDLANNYGPPYGSAESNFGRHFREDFARYRDELVISTKAGYDMWPGPYGEWGSRKYLLSSLDQSLKRMGLDYVDIFYSHRFDPDTPLEETMGALDHAVRSGRALYAGISSYSPEHTAEAARILREMGTPLLIHQPSYSMMNRWIEGGLLDVLEEEGVGCIAFSPLAQGMLTDRYLNGVPEGSRASLGHFLTPEMLTDESMRHIRTLNGIAEGRGQSLAQMALAWALRDRRVTSVLIGASSVRQLDDSLGAVENLSFTDEELETIDKDAVEAGINIWSRSSEA
- a CDS encoding S9 family peptidase; the protein is MSSQTPPTAKKVPSERVHHGDTVVDDYAWLTVKDDPETIAYLEAENAYTQQATAHLKPLQETIFQEIKDRTLETDLTVPTRKNGWWYYSRTEEGKQYGIQCRVAADGEAPPELEAGEALPGEQILLDGNELAGDSDFFSIGTSAVSPDGTMLAYSVNFTGDERFTLKVKDLTTGETLPDEISGIFYGGAWSADGTAFFYTTVDEAWRPNQVHRHTIGTEAKDDVLVHEEGDERFWIGIGLSRSERYLVLSAGSKITSEIRILEADDPTGEFRLVRPRETGVEYGVDHAGDHFLILHNKNAENFELATAPLDAPGDWTPLIEHRADTRLLDVDAFQSHTVVHFRREGLTGIRVLPGGAEPYEISFPEPIYDVSPAGNPEFTAERLRLGYTSMITPPSVYDYDLRTRELILLKRKAVLGGYDPADYEQFREWATASDGTRVPISIVVRKGTERPAPTVLYGYGSYEISIDPSFSVARLSLLDRGFVFAIAHVRGGGEMGRRWYEDGKFQKKKNTFTDFVAAAEHLKAEGWSSAIVARGGSAGGLLMGAVANLAPEAFAGVVAEVPFVDALNTILDPSLPLTVIEWDEWGDPLHNADVYGYMKSYSPYENVDGRVYPPILAITSLNDTRVFYHEPAKWIAKLRDLADGGPFLLKTEMGAGHGGRSGRYDSWREEALTLSWILDTAKADQ